The following are encoded together in the Prionailurus viverrinus isolate Anna chromosome B3, UM_Priviv_1.0, whole genome shotgun sequence genome:
- the LOC125168577 gene encoding uncharacterized protein LOC125168577: MSALERSGTLEPGDEDPTLWVGKQDSGGRVCAEAAGREADVGCPPQPAFSSHWKSIHTGSCGLQTTLTLAPAGTLMRPIFLVGQPGKLSLLLVIANPFPVGGADFEQRPLCEWLWGREMGEHRISNMRNGDPDHFLFLPGEREIKTTSSETSKWSQASPAWTCGPPGQRDSRRAIKGSRAGCEHASLLWPYPARPGIAGHGISTFSHSCRKSSLCRRKLVSLPLGGERKWPYPSFPNPLPPPLPPPFSTVHVLPSLPSVSSSRRHRYRGQRQRQRAGPRAPAGAGPGLPLSSCPPRLRGHWPPAPCLRFLHTLCTLSAAWPVPPWPLLSLAKPHLFPQVQGICHLLREVLSDLVPLPHPPSLTLSMGQRGAVSNPPSAQQGPH, encoded by the exons ATGAGTGCTCTGGAAAGATCTGGAACCCTGGAGCCCG GGGATGAGGACCCCACACTATGGGTGGGGAAGCAAGACAGTGGCGGCAGGGTGTGTGCTGAGGccgcagggagagaggcagatgtGGGCTGCCCCCCACAGCCCGCCTTCAGCTCACACTGGAAATCCATTCACACTGGCTCCTGCGGCCTGCAAACCACACTCACCCTGGCTCCTGCCGGAACCCTGATGCGTCCCATATTTCTGGTCGGACAGCCAGGAAAACTCAGTCTCCTCCTTGTGATCGCCAATCCGTTTCCCGTTGGAGGAGCTGACTTTGAACAAAGACCCCTTTGTGAGTGGCTTTGGGGCAGGGAGATGGGAGAACATCGCATAAGTAATATGCGAAACGGCGACCCCGATCATTTTTTGTTCCTCCCTGGTGAACGTGAAATCAAAACCACTTCTTCGGAGACAAGCAAGTGGAGCCAAGCTTCTCCGGCCTGGACGTGTGGGCCTCCGGGCCAGAGGGACAGCCGCCGTGCCATCAAGGGCAGCAGGGCTGGCTGCGAGCACGCCAGCCTGCTGTGGCCCTACCCTGCCAGGCCAGGCATCGCAGGGCATGGCATTAGTACTTTTTCCCACAGCTGCAGGAAGTCCAGCTTGTGCAGGAGGAAACTTGTTTCTTTACCAttaggaggggaaagaaaatggcCATATCCCTCCTTTCCcaaccccctgcctccccccctcccgcccccgttcTCAACCGTGCATGTCCTCCCAAGCTTGCCTTCAGTCTCTTCCAGCCGACGACACCGATACCgcgggcagagacagaggcagagggccGGCCCCAGGGCTCCTGCAGGAGCCGGCCCGGGGCTGCCGctgtcctcctgccctccccgGCTCCGGGGACACTGGCCTCCAGCTCCCTGCCTGCGGTTTCTTCACACACTCTGTACTCTGTCAGCTGCTTGGCCGGTGCCTCcatggcctcttctctctctagCCAAACCCCATCTTTTCCCTCAAGTTCAAGGCATttgtcacctcctcagggaagtCCTCTCTGATTtggttcccctcccccaccccccttctctaACACTCAGCATGGGGCAGCGTGGAGCTGTCTCAAATCCCCCCTCAGCCCAGCAAGGTCCTCACTGA